Below is a genomic region from Helianthus annuus cultivar XRQ/B chromosome 2, HanXRQr2.0-SUNRISE, whole genome shotgun sequence.
TTGATAAAATCAAAGAATGTGAGCTGGTGGAGACTCCCGAAAAAGACGTGACAAATGAGACTTGGATTCTTTATACTGATGGGGCCTCAAATGAGGACGGCGCGGGAGCCGGATTGCGCCTCGTGAGCCCCGAAAACCATGAATTCACTTACGCCATCAAGTTGGattttaaaaacaccaacaacgaggcggaatacgaagcatttctggcaggcttacgcctcgccatcaaaatgggagcTAAAAATTTACGAGCACACGTTGATTCATTCCTGATAGCCAGCCAAGTTAACGGTATATACGATGCAAAGGGCGAGGTTATGGCCCTATATCTAGAGCAGGCGAAAGAGTTGCTTCAACAGTTCCAGTCTCACAAGGTAATCCACATCAACCGCTTTGAAAACAAGCCAGCGGATGCGTTGAGCAAGCTTGCTTCAACCTCCTTTCAACACCTTGCTAAAGATGTAAGAATCGAGATGCTCAAGAATCCATCAGTCCTGCTACGACAAGTCAACGTGATTGAAGTAGGGCAACCGTCTTGGATGACTCCTATAATTCAATATTTGCAAGAAGGGATACTCCCTGAGAACAAGGCAGAGGCGAGAAAAATTCAGAACAAGGCCCTACATTACGAAATGAATGATGGTATTCTATATAGAAAATCCTTCTTGGGACCATTgctgcgctgtgtggacccccaagATGCGAATTACCTGATCAGGGAGATCCACGAAGGGATCTGCGGCATCCATGCAGGTCCACGCATGGTTGTCGCAAAGATTATGAATGCCGGATATtactggccagggatgcatgtTGATGCCCTGAAGGAGCTGCGCAAGTGCGATTCCTGTCAGCGACACTCCCAAAAAACCCTGCGCCCCAAAAACGATCTTATCCCTGTATCCACTGCTTGGCCTTTTCAGCAGTGGGGCATTGACATGGTGGGACCATTCCCAGAGGCTCCTGGCACCGTCAAATTTATAATAGTGGCCGTTGATTACTTCACGaagtgggtggaggccaaagctcTCGCTTCAACTACAGCtatgatggtgcgcaagttcatttgggaacacgtCATCTACAGGTTCGGCCTACCACTCAAGATTGTAACCGACAACGGTACTAACTTTGCGTCTGAAGACCTCCACAAGTGGATGAAAGAGATGAAAATCGAACACACTTTCTCCTCCGTTGCACATCCTCAAGGCAATGGGCAGGTGGAAAGTGTGAACAAGTGTATCGTCGATGGGATAAAGGCCCGACTGGGCACAAAGCGAAAAGGCTGGGTGGATGAGCTCCCGAGTATCTTGTGAGCTCACCGAACCATGCCAAAGACAAGTACCGGCGAAACCCCTtttagcctagtctatggctTAGAAGCGGTTATCCCGGCGGAAGTTGGCCTGCCCTCCCCACGCTTGACAGCAGTCAACGCAATCGACAACGAGGCAGAGCGACGTCTTGACTTGGATTTGctagaagaaaggcgtgaaaTCGCACGAATCAGAGAAGCCAAGTACAAAACAcaactggaaaggtactacaatgCAAGAGTCCGCATCTGTACCTTCACTCCAGGGGAGTACGTCTTTCAAGACAATGAAGCGTCAAATGCTGAACGCCTAGGGAAactagcacccaaatgggaaggcccatacttggTTCACAAAGTGTTGGGTAAAGGGGCTTACAAGTTACGCACCCTAGATGGTCACATCATACCGCGAACGtggaatgcgcaacaactgcgcaaatgctatatgtaGTTATTCTCGGCCTTGCGCCTTTTACTTTCCTATGTTGGCTACGCGCCCTTTATAATTAATGTACGTTGGCCTAAGTGCCTGTTTCCAAGTCAATAAAAGCATACGACATGTTTTCCATTACttctttcgttacaaatgcatgttaaacttctgATTAGCATGAAAACACTCCAGTGACTTACGAGCCCTCAAATGGGaacgcctccaaggtcctccgcaaacaaagcgcgagaccgggcaATTGCACTCAAAAAGAGAcacttccatttattcgagctaacttaaccaaagtttctaacaacagtgcaataattgtaacgGGAAAGAACAAATAACATTCATTCAGTTTAAAACAAGCGCGACCGCGCATAAGTTTACATTCAAAACAACCAAAAATTACAAGGCACAAGCCTATCGACAGAAACTATTCAAATTCATCACTACCATCGCGTTGATCGCCTTCATCACCGTCATCACCATCATTTCCACCGTCATCACCATCGTTTCCAccgtcatcatcatcgtctccaCCATCATCACCAGCTGGCTCCTCTTCATCTGACAGTTCAACAGTTACCGGTGGGTCGAGAATGGCCTTGAGGCGCTGACACCAGTCATCATGCTCTAGAGTCTTCGCGACTAAGTCCATCACAGGCAGTGATAGGTTATCATAAGCATTCTCAGCACGTGTCAACTCGGCACTAGCCTGGCTAGTCACCGAGCAATGACTCACGTCAAACTCCTGTCCAAACACCTCCTCAACATGTTGGGCACATTCCAGATACCCTCCTCGATGACCAACTACGCGCGCGGCATCCCTCAAAGCAGCAACAGCGCGATCTAGCTCTCCAGCATTAAGCACAGAATTGGCAACCTACAACGTAAAATGAGCATTAAAAACAATTCCTAACACAACTTCCAAAGGACAAAAGAATAGCATACCAGCACTACTCCGCGGTTGCGCATCCACTCAGCCTCAGAGACAAGCGTATCAACTATGCCTTGGGCTTCCGAATAGTTAGTCTGCGCTACATTGAGGGCGGCAGTACTAACATCACGCGATTCCTCAGCAGTGGCAGCCTTAACTTTCTCCGCTGCAAGATCGATCTCCAAGGATTCGCATTTATCAACCTGATCATTCAGGCGTCGTTTCAGTTCAGCAATCTCGACATCCTTGGCCCGTAGATCCTTGTCTTTGTTTGACAGCTGCAACTTCGCATCAACCAACTCAACCTAAAAAGCGACAAAGGACTTAAGTTATTTTGCAAATAGAACGCAGAGGGAAAGGGAGTAAGTTTTACAAACCTGAATCTGCTCCTTAGGAGCTTGTGCAGCTTGCGCATCCTCTACCTTCGCAGTCAGCTCAACAACCTTGGCTTCAAGATCGACAATCTTGTTACGAGCCGCGAACGCGCGTTCATTGTCCTTTTCACATATGCGCTTGAACTCGGCTTTCTCCTTAGCCAGCTGCTGCTCAGCAGCTTGAAGTTTGTTTTTCAGGCCCTCACGCCCCTATTCCTCCGCCTTCTTGTCAGCATCGAAATTTGCTTTCTCTTCATCAAAAGAGGCCTTCGACTTCTCAAACTCGCTAATACGCTTCAACATTCGCTCGCGGTAGCTCTCCCAATCTGCTCGTTCCTTAACCATCGTTCGCCACTCACGAACTATTTGATGATTGGCAGCGCGCGTGTTGGCCTCCCCGATCACATAAGTGCGATATGGGCTTTCATGGGTCTTCGCCCTCGGCCGATTAACCTCACCAGGGGTAAAGGAATTTAGAAACCAATCGTGGCATGGTCCGAAATCTTGAAAGGTGTCCCTTTGCTTCAAACCCCAGGGAGCTTGGTGAGGGGCATTACCACGTTCCTCTTCAGTGTAACTCTTATAATAGATATCACCAAGGGTATCCTTCGCCCCAATAACTTGTGGGTTGTAACCCCCAGCCCCACCAGAGCTCGCGCCACTAGAAACATACCGGCCCGATCCCCTGGCAGAAGTCACCTAGGTGCGATCAGGGACCTCAGTATGCGTGGGGTGGACAGGTTTCTCAACCTCAGGCTCTTTCCTGCTTTCTTGATGAGGCTTCACAGGCCCCGTGGTGATCACAATCTTCTGATCATCGCTGCCCTTTTCCACAGCTTTCTTCCTCTCCCTCTCCTTCTCCTTCTCCATATCTGCGGTTTTCTTCTTcgcctcctcagccttcttatcttcCCCAGCTTTCCTCTTCTTCTCTTCCTCAACCTTCTTGTGACGCTCCTCAACCCTTCTCTTCTCCTCAGCAGCCTTCGCTTTATCCCCCTCAGCAACATTTTTCTCCTTGGCAGACTCAGCCCCAACAATCTTAGAAGACTTAATGGTAATCTTTGGCCTCTTCGGCTCTGGCTCGGTAAACTTAACACCCTTCTCAGGGGTGGGCTTCTTGGTCTCTGCAGAAACCAAGTGATTAAGAAGAGAAAGTAACAAAAGGAAGAGAAGTTAAGAACTTACCAGGAGAGAATTTATAAAGAGAGCGCAGAATGCTCGTTTTCCCAATCAAGGGAATCGCACCAGCTGCCGCCGCAGAAGCCACACCAGTTGTGGTCTCGCTTCTGACTCTCTTTCTGCTGATCAGCTTTTCAGTtacctcctcttcttcttcttcttcctcctcctcATGCGCAGCAGTAGAAGGAGTAGCACCAGCatcagggttacgagaacccgcgcttcCAGAGCTCTTCGAACCACCCGCTCCAGCCTTCTTCTCAGCTGCGCGCGACAAGCCTTCAAGTGAATCACTAATTATCACATAATCTTTTAAGTCACTCTTtcgaaggcgaagagtacctttaaCAGCAGCACCAGCGGTTGCGCGACTACTCCCAGCCCCTTTACTGGTCACCTCGGGATTCAAGttcttcttcttcaaaggttttttcTTCTTATCTTCAGGGTCAATCCctaggtcgcgcaacacacctgcaaagatgttagaccaCGGACTTAGCTCGCCGTTCGACGACcctacagactcctcgctggaaagatagacaacctctttcccagcagaagtcacagagcgcaaaggGCAAGGTTTAGGTATTTGTGCACCTTCGGTTGCAGTAGGCGGCGAGGCAAATGCATCAGCAACCGGGTACATGAAATTGCCCCTGATCTGCTCATACCAGCATTCCTCATCATCGCGAAGTGGGCGCACGCCCATAGATCCTCCAAAAGTAGCAAAAGCAGCTTGGTACATATGCGCTTCTACACATCGAAACGAATAAGTAAAGTAAAGCATAAAGCATGGAGCCAGGGAAGGTAGGAAGATCACTGACCTTGATCACCAATCTTTAAGACTGGCACTTCCTTGCTGTCaggtgaccactggtcactcatgCGCGCCGCAACCAATACATTCTCCCCAAATACCCGATTAGGGGTAGGAGTTAGTTGCTGATACCACCGTTCGTGTTTTAGGATCGGAAGATCCTCTTTCAGCCCCAGCTCGCTCCAATCTCGGAAGGGCATGGCAATCGGAAGCACCTCCTCTCGAATAAAGAAAAATTTAGGTTTCCAATCATGGAAACTCTTCGGTGGGTTTAATAAGATCTTCCTTGCAGCACCACGGCTGGCAAACGAGAAGAAGCCCATCGTCCGTTGAAGCTGATAAAAGGCCCGGAACTTCTCAACAGACGGCTCAATGCCATGGGCTCGGCATAAGAACTCGAAATGACGAACCCTAACCATCCCAGGAGGGTTCATCTGGGAAATATGGAAGTTGTAGAAGTGCAAGATGTTCCCCATGAAGTTCGTCGCCGGCAACCGGAAGTTGCCTTGAAGAAAGAAATCTTCAAATAACGTGATGTAACCCGGCGGTGCGTCGGCGGCCGTCTGATTCTGGGCCGGATATCGtgcatcccactccggtggaaaccggaaaCTTCTAACGATCTGCTCAAATAGACCCAAGTCCCATCGGAGAACCGGGACCGGCCCCTCCTCCCCAGGAACACCCTCTTGATGTTCTTCAGCCATAATAAAGATTCAAGTTTTTCTTGAGGAACTTGAAGATAAGAAGAAGGATCTTGAAGATCTGCTGCAaggtttgaagattcaaagagagagAAGACACGAAACGAGAGAAGGATAGTGATAGTAGAAGAGAAAAGTGAGGACTTCTCACAcctcttcggatatatatacccatcgcatttaatgcgatgggtaaacgtgccgcGATCGCCGCGCACGTGACCAATCAGAAGATGACACGTAAGGAGGGAATCCcggagtgacggttaccacgcgcgtgTGGGCCTAACTCGCCTGACGGAAAGCCAAACCGCCAGGAAAACCTGACGACAGCCGTGTAACCGGTCAACTCAAACGTCACCATCAACGACGTTTCTCACCAACTTGTTagagttcaaatttcgaagtttttCCCGCCATAAATTAAAACTAACTTCATGAAAAAGCTACCAAGGCCGCGCAGTGTAGAATTGCCTTAACAATCCCTCGCGCCTATTCATGAAAAGCAATAACCCAACTAGAACCAAGCCTGGCAGTCGCGCCGTTGTAACCAATGAAGCCTACACGCGCCACGTCCGCCAGAATCAAGGaagcattttcttcaacttttattttttaagtccagagctccaaccacttgccttgcgtatggtgcagcactggactggggggacttgaaggggtatggtcccaaaaacgcCGCGTAAACCTCCTTCAAGGTTGCGTGAGGAACCATACTCCATGTTTAATTAATTTCCTACCACGAGCCTTGCGCGAGTTACACTGTATTCCTACTATCGCCGCGCGAGGGCTAGCCGACAAGGAGCTCCGATAGCAGCACTTAGCATACTGAAGGAGTATCCAGACACCCAAACCCCGCGCGGGTCAGTTTCGTGCTCAGCAAGAATCAAACAAGGAAGCAGCGCAAAGCTACTCCAGGtagtacacaaggtacaagtggcagagaaaaagagccaatgaacatccagcaggctctgttcaatcgtgcgccacgatcttctGACGAGAAGTACTTAAGGACGCCTATGTGGCACCACtcagaggacggagacatctgtcccacgatctccacttgtctgctgatggcagaagggcgacagggccgacaacaatgacacgtggctccaatcaggGCGCGCCAGCGCCGAAGAGTTTCTAGAAGCCATTAACGGTCGACACCGAttagacaaagagcatatccaaTACGTTGTCGAttaccggcccaaggcccatccgCCCATACCCTCTTAcaaccctccggctataaatagagacctcactaCACatgttaaacattctattccctctactctcactcttaacacttAATTATCCccccaaagcagtcgcttattctcacgccggagcccggttaagagggaaacccccacattcccctcttgacgagtaacggtgttttgttttgcaggtttaaaacatcaagtcggagctcagatattcattagaagattaaccactatggtagaaacataaaccaaactgattagttgcctaattagttcagtgtttctttagagtttttataatataaaaagtataaaaagtggttgtgagttaGGCTCAAAATGGGCACACATTGAAGCACATTGAGCCGTGAACGGTGACTAGTAGGTACCATCGTCGTGACCCGCAAAATAACCCAAGTTTTATTGGGCTCTTATTGTATTTTCTGTTCTATTAAACTAGCCAACCAAAACACCGTATCTAATAGGCAATTGAGTACCAAAAGTGTAGATGTCTAAAATCCTAATCACAattcaaaattacgcttttgagTTTTGATGTCTTTGGACCCTTAGCGGATGCTCTCAACCTCATCGCCCATCAGTCAAGGATTCTTCACAATCTAGCCTAGGCATCAATACTTCACAAATGAAGATTTGTATGTCACTAGTAGGTAAACATCTTGTTTGACGCTGGTTGAAACTACGCTCGTTTGATTTTCGGCTTGGTTGAAAATGGGCCAAGCATGAGGAAAGATACACTTGCCCGTTGCTCGTTGGTGAACAACCATAGTGAAGAAGATTGTGAAAGTGGCTACCATCTAATATTAAACTCTTGTAAGTTCTATttgcaagaaaaaaaaaaaccatttattACAATCTCAACGGATGTTTTACAAAATAATTAGTTTGTTCTAAACTAATAAAGATGATCTAGAATTATAATGCATATACACCTATTCCGTTAAAATATACATAAACGAGCAATCGAGCCTGTTTATACTACTGGTACAAAATACTAAACAAGACCATACCATTTAACCAAGAAACGTTCATAACCGAACCATTTGGATCACAAACGTGTCAAACTTGGATGATATTTCAATATACGCAGTTGGTTTAACGAACACCCCTAATCTcattagaggtgtacaaatcggtgtTTAAAAAAAAACCTGTCCGGTttttaaccgaaccggttattgTTGTGTGGGAAAAAACCGGTTCGGTTTTTTAACGGTTTTTCACGATGGGACCCAAACTGGTATAACCGGTTCGGTTTGATTTATaacccagttcttgccaaaaaaATCCGGTTTTTAATAGGTTTTCTTAAAACCGGTTTCAAGATCAAGATCCCTAACCTGCGGTTcaaaccggtttcggtttttttttttttttttttccgattTCGGTGTCCTAAAACCGGTGTTTTGTACACCTCTATCTCATTACCATGACTCATACGGaaaagataaaagatgcaaacgtaattttttttaagaaaatgaAGCATAGAATTTAATCAGTATACGGGTTTATAAAATAAAGTTGCAATGTATTACTTTACAATTTAACttactatatattaaaaaaacattcAAATGCATTCGGTTTCATCGGCAGTTGCATAGCCACGCCACAATGCCACACATACTGATTAACCATTGCCGAACACCTCTTGCCAGTGACCACGGAACAGAGACGCCCATGTTGCCATGCGTGCCAATTGATGCCGAACCCACAAACCGAAGCCACACCCAGGGGCGGATTTAGATGGTTCcatgggttcccaggaacccattcTATTCGAAGAAAATGTTAAAAATTGgtgtaaaccttgtatgatttggggaaaaaaaataatgaaaattaGTGAAAAACTACCAAAAAGAACACAGTGGAATCCGaccctggatccgccactggccACACCGTGCATAATCCTACAAGCTACTACATAGGTATGCCCTGCTAACTAGACAGCCACTTAAATTTCAATATGTTCTATTGATAATGAATTTttcataattgtttaacttgattgaTTAAATGTTGATAGAATATAAAACTTGATAATGATAATgctaatgataatgataatgataatgataatgataatgataatgataatgataatgataatatcAAGCAATCATCACTCTAAATGAGTTCATAATCTTGTGATCTTTAACAAGCTAATCTCAAGTATTATAGAAAAACCTATACCCATGAGTCAAGACCGTCTAGTTCAGCTTTACATTCCAACAGCTTCTCATCCAGATTCTTTTCGAAAACAGTGAGCACATTCACCAACCTTTCGGTCTGCCCGACCCGTTCTAGTGCAGCCACGACCTCTGCACTCCTCTCTATCAAATCCTTTCGGGCCCCTATTTCAACCAAAAGGGTGTGTTTTCTTGTTTCCCTTAGCTTATTTGACCTTGCCAAACACTCTGTCTTTTTTCGAATGGCTTCTAAGTGAGGCCGAAGCCACGCCACGTCAACGTTGACCGCCTCTGCATCTGACACCAGGCGCTCTGTGTCTTCCATTTTCTCAACAACTTCATTGGTTTGAATTCTCCTGACAACTTCACAAACAGCCTCGAGGATCGATGACCTCATAAAACATGTTTCGAATATACAGTCAGCTGTTATGTCCCCGTATTTCCTGAAAACGGCTTCAAGAATGTCTGCATTGCTTTCCTTCACTTCGTAGCCTTGGACACAAACTGTGCCACCCTGAGAAGATGAAACCTATGTAGAAAATGGTATTAAACtattaatattattttgtttaGAAACAGTAGTTGAGAACCCGTTTACTTATGAATGGGTTGATTTAGGTTGTcttttttaaacgggtcaaacaGGTTGGAATATTTTTCTTTCAATGCATACGACCCATCCGCAATTTCTAAACTTTTAAGTCCAAACATTTAGATTATTAACGCAATAGTCTTGTTTTTGTGGTAGATTTCCATAATTCAGAATGTGATTAGCATAATTGGGTTGACCCGTTTAGTAAATGGTTTGATCAAGATTATGCTTTATTGGTAAATTCTATACACTGGTTAAactgtttttatttaaaaaataagatTATAACTTTCTTAATCATACTAAAAACATTAAGTCAGTCTCaactaggggtgcaaatgagccgagctactcgagctcggctcgaaaaaaagctcgaacgagccgagcttaaacgagctcgagctcgagcccgagcctaaaaacaagctcgttatagtaaacgagcccgagcccgagtccgagcttcacttatcgagctcgagccggctcgcgagcctaatcgagcttttttgtttatatattttgtcattaatatattaaacatatatttatataataataatgaccatttatataaatataaaaaaataactaaattatatgtataataataattatagttaatataaattaattaataaatactaaacgagtcgagcccgagccgagctcgagcttgaaaaattaccttcaagccgagctcgagcttcagaaataaagctcgaatcgagccgagctcgagctcgagctttcatatgttaaacaagctcgagcctggtcgagcttggactcggctcggctcgtttgcacccctagtctCAACGTTCTAAAAATACCAGTTCGACCCACCTCGTTTATCCACCTGTAACCCGAATAGCTTCTAGAAGCGGATAATATTACCTGTATTTCCAATGGATTGTTGTTGTTCCTTTTGTGTATTCCATTCACCTCTGTTACAGAGCTTGGTGGCGCGTAAAAGGAATTGGTTTGTTCTTCATGTTGGCAACACATTACAATCTCTTGACACTCGGTTTTTATCTTACGTTTACAACTCGATGCAACCGATATGCAGTAGTCATAAAGGGCGTCGCGTCCCATATCTGCGAAATGTGGTTTAAATCGAGCAGCAAAGTTCATGAGAACCGTTTCCCCTAGTCCCCAACGATCATGTGAAGCACTCTGCAAGAGGAACAGATACTTAGTATGTTTTCATAtcttacacgttttgtccttgaggcctaacccagttagttttttagttaaatttggtcatatgctttgcacttgagggcatttttgtcaattcaaaggtaagttcaatggcagatttacagctcaaagcttctgcaacctttgaattgacaaaaatgccctcatgtgcaaagcatatgaccaaatttaactgaaaaaactagttgggttaggcctaaaggacaaaacgtgtatgatatgaaaacataaaggacaaaactcgtcaattttaaacataaaggacagcgcctgaaaatgggtataaagataaaggacaatccttgaaatttacTCGAAATTATATGATATTAGTGATTAATGAAAGATTAAAAAAACATGGTCATCACCTTATTCTTGTTTTTTGAAAATTTCACTAGAAGACCTACAAGCTCGGGTTTCAGCTCCGTACTTTCCTCTATGATCATGCTCATTATTTTCTCCATCTCGAGTACAATTGCAGAAGGATTCGAGCTTAAAAGTAAATAACAAATCGATCAGAAGTGCAAGTAGAACAAGTGTAATTGATAGCAAATAATCAGATCTCTTACTCAGCAACGGTTAAGAATTGTTTAAATAATCGAACTATTAACCGTGCTCCATCCAACTGCAGGTCCAACATCAAAACGGACAATCTTGTTCTGCTAAATATGTTGAGAACTCGTCCCATTTTCACATAGGATCCACCCGATGCAGAAGATAACTTCTCGAATGTGTTTACAATCATTTCAAAGAAATCCTGCACACCACCACCAAGTAAAGGtgcagatttttttttttttctttttataatttttttctaaaaattcaaCTCATTCATACTATTCATACCTTCAACTGTTCATGATTGAACGGGGAATCAGGTGCATTGATCCTCAAGATCTCACAAAAGCAACATGCAACTGAAATATTCACATCCATATCAGCATGCCTTACCAGTTTCTTAACAACCAATGCCTCGATTACTGGATGCAGTGCCTTCTTCATTGATTCAGAAGGCTTTTGTTCCACCTTAAACAGATCTTCCTTCAATTTCTATTACAATAACACAAATTTTGAATATAAAGCATCGCTAATGTTGTACACAGATCATAAAAAGTGGACGAAACATAATTACACATTACCGATTTAAGCcttaaaataaaaagttaatgaATCGAAGCGTGTAGCTTATACCTAAGCAAAACAACAATAAACATTACTAGTTAATCAACCTAAATAGCTTAAACCTAAGCAAAACAACAATAAACATCACAGATTCACTACTGTAAGAATGAGAAATCATATCATAATTGTGGTAGAAATTTGCATATAAAAAACAACATTACACATAA
It encodes:
- the LOC110932208 gene encoding uncharacterized protein LOC110932208; the protein is MAEEHQEGVPGEEGPVPVLRWDLGLFEQIVRSFRFPPEWDARYPAQNQTAADAPPGYITLFEDFFLQGNFRLPATNFMGNILHFYNFHISQMNPPGMVRVRHFEFLCRAHGIEPSVEKFRAFYQLQRTMGFFSFASRGAARKILLNPPKSFHDWKPKFFFIREEVLPIAMPFRDWSELGLKEDLPILKHERWYQQLTPTPNRVFGENVLVAARMSDQWSPDSKEVPVLKIGDQEAHMYQAAFATFGGSMGVRPLRDDEECWYEQIRGNFMYPVADAFASPPTATEGVLRDLGIDPEDKKKKPLKKKNLNPEVTSKGAGSSRATAGAAVKGTLRLRKSDLKDYVIISDSLEGLSRAAEKKAGAGGSKSSGSAGSRNPDAGATPSTAAHEEEEEEEEEEVTEKLISRKRVRSETTTGVASAAAAGAIPLIGKTSILRSLYKFSPETKKPTPEKGVKFTEPEPKRPKITIKSSKIVGAESAKEKNVAEGDKAKAAEEKRRVEERHKKVEEEKKRKAGEDKKAEEAKKKTADMEKEKERERKKAVEKGSDDQKIVITTGPVKPHQESRKEPEVEKPVHPTHTEVPDRT
- the LOC110929968 gene encoding sister chromatid cohesion protein PDS5 homolog B isoform X1, with the protein product MREKQSKSSCSPPNQLEIELMHAGKKLLRFSYIPAVIHDVLAKLKEDLFKVEQKPSESMKKALHPVIEALVVKKLVRHADMDVNISVACCFCEILRINAPDSPFNHEQLKDFFEMIVNTFEKLSSASGGSYVKMGRVLNIFSRTRLSVLMLDLQLDGARLIVRLFKQFLTVADSNPSAIVLEMEKIMSMIIEESTELKPELVGLLVKFSKNKNKSASHDRWGLGETVLMNFAARFKPHFADMGRDALYDYCISVASSCKRKIKTECQEIVMCCQHEEQTNSFYAPPSSVTEVNGIHKRNNNNPLEIQVSSSQGGTVCVQGYEVKESNADILEAVFRKYGDITADCIFETCFMRSSILEAVCEVVRRIQTNEVVEKMEDTERLVSDAEAVNVDVAWLRPHLEAIRKKTECLARSNKLRETRKHTLLVEIGARKDLIERSAEVVAALERVGQTERLVNVLTVFEKNLDEKLLECKAELDGLDSWV
- the LOC110929968 gene encoding uncharacterized protein LOC110929968 isoform X2, giving the protein MREKQSKSSCSPPNQLEIELMHAGKKLLRFSYIPAVIHDVLAKLKEDLFKVEQKPSESMKKALHPVIEALVVKKLVRHADMDVNISVACCFCEILRINAPDSPFNHEQLKDFFEMIVNTFEKLSSASGGSYVKMGRVLNIFSRTRLSVLMLDLQLDGARLIVRLFKQFLTVADSNPSAIVLEMEKIMSMIIEESTELKPELVGLLVKFSKNKNKSASHDRWGLGETVLMNFAARFKPHFADMGRDALYDYCISVASSCKRKIKTECQEIVMCCQHEEQTNSFYAPPSSVTEVNGIHKRNNNNPLEIQGGTVCVQGYEVKESNADILEAVFRKYGDITADCIFETCFMRSSILEAVCEVVRRIQTNEVVEKMEDTERLVSDAEAVNVDVAWLRPHLEAIRKKTECLARSNKLRETRKHTLLVEIGARKDLIERSAEVVAALERVGQTERLVNVLTVFEKNLDEKLLECKAELDGLDSWV
- the LOC110929968 gene encoding sister chromatid cohesion protein PDS5 homolog B isoform X3 codes for the protein MKKALHPVIEALVVKKLVRHADMDVNISVACCFCEILRINAPDSPFNHEQLKDFFEMIVNTFEKLSSASGGSYVKMGRVLNIFSRTRLSVLMLDLQLDGARLIVRLFKQFLTVADSNPSAIVLEMEKIMSMIIEESTELKPELVGLLVKFSKNKNKSASHDRWGLGETVLMNFAARFKPHFADMGRDALYDYCISVASSCKRKIKTECQEIVMCCQHEEQTNSFYAPPSSVTEVNGIHKRNNNNPLEIQVSSSQGGTVCVQGYEVKESNADILEAVFRKYGDITADCIFETCFMRSSILEAVCEVVRRIQTNEVVEKMEDTERLVSDAEAVNVDVAWLRPHLEAIRKKTECLARSNKLRETRKHTLLVEIGARKDLIERSAEVVAALERVGQTERLVNVLTVFEKNLDEKLLECKAELDGLDSWV